In Apium graveolens cultivar Ventura chromosome 10, ASM990537v1, whole genome shotgun sequence, the following are encoded in one genomic region:
- the LOC141689938 gene encoding polyadenylate-binding protein-interacting protein 12-like — MAVVENAGFNVDNSLNRTESLVQTEFDQSKSNHGAGNTIFRSTDRNNQLSNGGSGTELKSSVKELSHNFNGDGGPHQMNGGDDLRMNNNHDDDDGGEGFKKEMRDLEEMLSKLNPMAKEFVPPSFVNNYGPILQNSVPQFGFIADGNFLVHTNSPVAAGGNSARRKKIGNNHGKRRMNSRTSMAQREEVIKRTVYVSDIDHQVTEEQLAALFISCGQVVDCRICGDPNSVLRFAFVEFTDEDGARNALSLAGTMLGFYPVRVLPSKTAIAPVNPTFLPRSEDEREMCARTIYCTNIDKKVTQADVKLFFETVCGEVLRLRLLGDYHHSTRIAFVEFVMAESAIAALNCSGVVMGSLPIRISPSKTPVRQRISRPAAH, encoded by the exons atggCAGTTGTTGAAAATGCTGGGTTTAATGTTGATAACTCGTTGAATCGGACTGAGTCACTCGTTCAAACCGAGTTCGATCAGTCTAAATCTAACCACGGCGCCGGAAATACTATTTTCCGGTCAACTGATCGGAATAATCAGCTGAGTAATGGTGGGTCTGGAACTGAGCTGAAGAGTTCAGTTAAGGAGCTGAGTCATAACTTTAATGGTGATGGTGGGCCCCATCAGATGAATGGTGGGGATGATTTGAGGATGAATAATAATCATGACGATGATGATGGTGGAGAAGGGTTTAAGAAAGAGATGAGGGATTTGGAGGAAATGTTGTCGAAATTGAACCCGATGGCAAAAGAATTTGTTCCCCCTTCTTTTGTTAATAATTATGGTCCAATTTTGCAGAACTCAGTACCTCAGTTTGGTTTTATTGCTGATGGGAATTTTTTAGTGCATACTAATTCTCCTGTTGCAGCTGGAGGAAATTCCGCGAGACGG AAGAAGATTGGGAATAATCATGGGAAACGAAGGATGAATAGTAGAACTAGTATGGCTCAGAGGGAGGAGGTGATCAAGAGGACCGTTTATGTTTCTGACattgatcatcag GTTACTGAAGAGCAACTTGCAGCTCTCTTTATTAGCTGTGGGCAG GTTGTCGATTGTCGCATCTGCGGTGACCCAAATTCTGTTCTTCGCTTTGCATTTGTCGAGTTCACTGATGAGG ATGGTGCAAGAAACGCTTTAAGTCTTGCAGGCACAATGCTTGGTTTTTATCCGGTCAGGGTGCTGCCTTCGAAAACTGCAATTGCACCTGTTAACCCTACATTTTTGCCAAGG TCTGAAGACGAAAGGGAGATGTGCGCAAGGACAATTTACTGTACAAATATAGATAAGAAG GTTACTCAAGCAGATGTCAAGCTCTTTTTTGAAACCGTCTGTGGGGAG GTTCTTCGCTTGAGGCTGCTTGGAGACTATCACCATTCAACTCGTATTGCATTTGTGGAGTTTGTGATG GCTGAGAGTGCAATTGCAGCCCTTAACTGTAGTGGTGTTGTCATGGGATCATTGCCAATAAG GATAAGCCCGTCAAAGACACCTGTCAGGCAACGCATTTCCCGCCCTGCAGCACACTAA